The Anaplasma platys genome segment TAACACTACTGAAGAAAAATCTCACCTCAAAAACCCCTATGCCTATTCCGCTAATGGATATAGACTGTTGTAAACTTGAGAGATGTTGTTAAGTAGCTATGTATGTACATTTGGTTGCGCGGTGTGCTAGTATGCAGTCTCGAGTTGTGGTCTTTAAGGTGTAGGTGTATCATATGGTAGACATAAACGTACGGTCTATTGTCTCTGGATTGGGAATAGGCAGAGCCCTAAACAAGTGCAAGGCCTTTTTGGCAAAGAAGAATTGGCTAGCTCGCGATATCGCCATAGATTTAGGCACGGCAAATACACTCATATATGTAAAGAATCAGGGGATAATCCTCAACGAGCCTTCCGTGGTAGCACTGCTCAAAGACGGTGGGTGTTATGTCCCATATGCATTCGGTATAGAAGCAAAAATGATGCTGGGTAAGACCCCTGAGAGCATTGAAGCTGTGCGCCCTTTAAAAGATGGTGTTATAGCCGACTTCCGCTGCGCTGAAGAAATGATAAAGTTTTTCATCAGGGCAACAAACAATGGGCGTACTCTTAACAAGCCAACAACGATCATCTGTGTCCCTTCGGGGTCAACCCCAGTGGAAAGGCGCGCCATTCAAGACGCAGCTCAGTGCGCTGGCGCTGGCGCTGTGCACTTGATAGAGGAACCTATGGCGGCGGCTATAGGAGCGGATTTGCCTGTTGCTGGGCCTGAGGGGTCAATGATAGTCGATATAGGAGGTGGAACAACAGAAGTTGCCATTATATCACTAGGTGGAGTGGTGTACTCCCGCTCACTTAGGAGCGGAGGAGACCTTATGGACGAAGCTATAATCGCTTACACCAGGAAGAAGTATAATCTACTAATTGGTGAGGCTACTGCAGAAAAGATCAAAAAGACTATAGGTGCAGCTTCTCCACCAAAAGAAGGTCCTGGAACCAGCATGGAAGTCAAAGGGCGTGACCTGGCTACTGGCATACCGCGGGAGATATCTCTAACCGAGGAAGAGGTGGCAGAAAGCTTGGCAGAGGGTGTGAACAACATAACAGCTGCAATAAAGGTAGCCTTGGAATGCTCTCCTCCGGAAATATCTTCAGACATAGTGGATAAGGGCATAACTCTTACTGGTGGTGCTAGTATGTTGAAAAATCTAAATAACGTGCTTGCGGATGCTACGGGGTTGCAGGTCGCTGTTGCTCCTAATCCACTCTATTGCGTTGCATTGGGTGTGGGAAAAGTTCTAGAAAACATGGATACGTTATCGCGTGTATTGTTCAAGCAAACGTAGCTATCTTACTTGCCACGGAGCGCGCCCTGCATTATATTGCCGGGCGCAAGCATCCTGCTGTCTTGTGCATTTGTTGGCAGGCTGCCTACATGTTGTGCCCCCACGTCGCACTGCGACAAGAACAAAACAAGACACAGATTATGCAGTCTAAAGGAGTTTCTTGGTTGTCCAAGCGCACGCGTAACGATTCTTATGTACAACTTAAAGATTAAAGTCTTGGGTTGCAACCACAACTTAAACTATTATTTTATACTTTAATAAAATAATGAAAGATACTGTCCAACGCTGTTCTTGTAGGATACAGAGGTCGTGTTAGAACGATTGCTGATCTATATTCACATAACTTGACACTTACCACCCACTATACGCATCGAAGCCTCCCCCCCCCACCTACGTCGTTACAAGTATGTGTTTAACATTAAAAACAAAACATGAGTCCACTATCCAACTCGCCATAAATGCCGTTGAGATTTCCTATGGAAATACATGTTTGAAGTCGTCGTCTATGCTAAAAAATACTNNNNNNNNNNNNNNNNNNNNNNNNNNNNNNNNNNNNNNNNNNNNNNNNNNNNNNNNNNNNNNNNNNNNNNNNNNNNNNNNNNNNNNNNNNNNNNNNNNNNGACAACATGCCAGGCTATGGCTTCTCCCTCGCGATCCGGGTCTGTTGCTAGGTAGGCAGAAAGGGTGCTAAATGCCTTATGTAGAGAAGTGTTTCCTACCCCGTTGTGCTCCAGCAGGGTTTTTAGGTTTATCTACAAATTTTGATATAACTACTACCGCAGAAATTCTCACCACATTGGGATAGCGCGACTTTGGTAGTGCAGTTACCAATCATGTTTTGTCGGGTATTTTGAGTTAACCGTGAAGTGATAATTCGTGGTCAAAGAGCGTGGTTTTGTGTGGTTTTCTCTTCTTTCTAAAAGTGCCTATGGCAAGTTCATTCGCAACAAACGACGACTTTTGTTTACGAGTAAAAGTGCGTCTGTCCTTTTAGGTCGAAGAAAGTTCTGTGCCTGTGCATATATTTAATAAGTTGTAGTTCCTTTTCTAGGTGTCGCCAAACACAGTTTAGTTTGCGCAAGCCCTCTTCCGCTTACAGCACCGTTTTTTCTGTTTTTTATAAGGTATCTTTAGTTTTTACGAAACTTATCAATGAATATGATGTTGTCTTCTTTTTTTTGTTCTGCTTCACTATCGCTAGCATCATCGTTGTCAGAATCCACATCCATCTCGAGCTCTATGTCCCCATATTGTTCCAAATCAAGTGAAAAGTTCGATAGCATGTCGACGTACTTTACTATTGCCCTAAACGGAATTGTTAAACACTCCTCCTTGCCGCGAAAGCTCAGTACTACACTAAATCCGCTATCGCTGACGCTAAGCTCTCTAAACTGATACTGTAGCACAACCGTCATGCTTTCAGGATACTGCTCCTTCAAGTAGGCGGGCAAAACTACGCCATGACAGCTGGTTAAAAACGAAATTGCCACATGTACGTCCCTGGACGGAGTCAGTTTTGAAAAGCAACACATAGCCTCTCTTATAACTCCGCACATTGCTGTGTATACTAGCTTGCGATAATCTACTAGATCACTCATATAACCTCTACCTTTGTGTATACCAGGCAGCTGACGACATAAAACACAATAAAGCCCGCCCATGCCAAAGCAGAGTACCACCATTACACAGGAAATCAAGGGGCATTCACGAAACTTACCACTACACTACATATAGGTAAGCTATTGCTAATATGAACCGGGATACAGACGTGGGGGCTTTTCTGTTGCCCGGTAAGCCCCCGAACCGCGCTAAAGACACATTAAGCTGCAGCTGCTAAAGCGTTAGCGTCAAAGTTGTCATTAGCGGCAACGAGATTATCGTTTGCACTTATAAAAATGACCCACTTATACGGCTGGAATTCCCACCGAGCAACGGCTAACTTCTTTACTGCGCCTGTCTAACCTGTTTCATCCCCGCAACATACAGTGGAGATGCCGAGCACTGC includes the following:
- a CDS encoding ClpXP protease specificity-enhancing factor SspB, with the translated sequence MSDLVDYRKLVYTAMCGVIREAMCCFSKLTPSRDVHVAISFLTSCHGVVLPAYLKEQYPESMTVVLQYQFRELSVSDSGFSVVLSFRGKEECLTIPFRAIVKYVDMLSNFSLDLEQYGDIELEMDVDSDNDDASDSEAEQKKEDNIIFIDKFRKN
- a CDS encoding toprim domain-containing protein, translated to MNLKTLLEHNGVGNTSLHKAFSTLSAYLATDPDREGEAIAWHVV
- a CDS encoding rod shape-determining protein; its protein translation is MVDINVRSIVSGLGIGRALNKCKAFLAKKNWLARDIAIDLGTANTLIYVKNQGIILNEPSVVALLKDGGCYVPYAFGIEAKMMLGKTPESIEAVRPLKDGVIADFRCAEEMIKFFIRATNNGRTLNKPTTIICVPSGSTPVERRAIQDAAQCAGAGAVHLIEEPMAAAIGADLPVAGPEGSMIVDIGGGTTEVAIISLGGVVYSRSLRSGGDLMDEAIIAYTRKKYNLLIGEATAEKIKKTIGAASPPKEGPGTSMEVKGRDLATGIPREISLTEEEVAESLAEGVNNITAAIKVALECSPPEISSDIVDKGITLTGGASMLKNLNNVLADATGLQVAVAPNPLYCVALGVGKVLENMDTLSRVLFKQT